The genomic interval TGTACACGGCCGTCGAGGAGGCTGGAGCCGACATCATCAACGTGCCAGACACCGTGGGAATAATGACGCCAGCTCGCATGCGAAGGCTCATTGAGGCAATTGTAGAGAGGGTGAGCATTCCCGTGGATGTGCACTGCCACAATGACTTTGGGCTCGCCGTGGCCAACACCCTCGCCGCATTTGAGGCTGGCGCCTCTGAGGTGCAGGTCACGATAAACGGGCTGGGGGAGCGGGGTGGAAATGCCGACCTCGCAGAGACCGTGATGTCGCTGCACTGCCTCTATGGGGCAAAGACCAACATCCGTACACAGTTTCTCGTGGAGACCGCAAGGCTGGTGGAGAGGCACACAGGAATTCCGATATGCCCGACGAGGCCTGTGGTTGGAGACAATGCCTTTGCACACGAGTCTGGCATCCACACTGCGGGCGTGATCGAGCGCTCGGACACCTTTGAGCCGGGGGTGATGACTCCCGAGATGGTGGGGCATGTGCGGCGCATTGTCGTTGGCAAGCACGCTGGCAGGCATGCGGTGAACAAGGCGCTTGTGGAGGCTGGATACTTCCCAGATGACTCGCAGCTCACCGAGATCATGTCTCGGATAAAGGAGCTTGGGGACAAGGGCAAGCGCATCACGGATGCCGACCTGTTCGCCATTGCTGACTCCGTGATTGGTGCTGGTGAGGAAGAGGAGAGGGTAGTGGACCTCAAAGAGGTTACCGTGATGACTGGCAACCTCATAACTCCCACTGCAGTGGTAAAGGCTGTGGTCGGTGGCATAGAGCGCACCAAGTCTGACACGGGGGTCGGACCCGTGGATGCCGCCGTGAAGGCTGTGCAGAGCATGATAGGCGAGGAGACGAACATCAAAATCCACGACTTTAGGATAGAAGCCATCACGGGCGGGTCTGATGCCCTCGCCGATGTCATCATAGGCGTGGAGGATGAGAATGGGCACATCGTGAGCGCCAGAGCCGCACGCGAGGACATCGTCATGGCATCGGTGGATGCCCTCGTGAGCGCCCTGAACAGGCTGCTCAAGAAGCAGGCCTAACGAATCTCGAACCTGCAGTGGGTGTACCCGGTGCCAAAGCACTCCGTCTCCACCACCCTCACCTTCCTATTTGTCCTCGTGAGTATCGCCGCCTCGAGCATGCCCTCCTCGAGGGCACACAGCGTCTTTCCAATCTCGGGCATCCCCCCACAGTCGAAGCAGTCCTCCACCACGAGCACGAGGGGGTCCACCTCCTCGATGCGCATCCTTCCCAGCTCGTGCACCTTCCAGAACCGCGAAGCCTCCAGGAGCAAAGAGTCAACATCACTCGCAGAGAACGCCTGCTTTGCAATCTCTGTGCCCACCAGCCCCCCGACATCCCGCAGCAGGGGGTCTATGTTGATGCCCGTGGACTCTATTCCGTACCTTACGGCCTTGAGCATTATCCTCAGGAAAGAGGGGGTGTCCTGTAGTGACTCCTTCACCCGCTCTCTTATAGTACATCTGAACTGTTTTTCTGGAAATGCAGACGTGCCTATGGGCTTTGCCGTGAGATAGAACACCTTCACCCTGCCATCTTTTGGATGGGGTCTGCACGCCACCAGCCCCTCCTCCACCAGGTCCCGCATGTGCACCGACAGCGTGGACTGGGCTCGCCCCGTGAGCCGCCTTAGCTGCGTGAGCGTGAGCTCACCATTCTGCAGCCTTCTGAGGATGTCCCGCTTCGTGGGGTTGGAAAACTGTCTCACACCATCGCTGGTGGCATATATGTCGAACTGAACACTCATCACATAATACTCTCGCTTCACCTTTATAATTCCTTCGAAAAGGTTCGTTTTGTCCCTATATATCGTATACATACGAAACATTTTTATGCTTGGAGCCCAAGGACATATGGGCGTTTGCCCGGAAGTGGTACAATGGCAGAGGAAGAGTTTATGGAGACAAGGTCCATCAGGCAGAGGGATGGCACATACGCAATCGTGCCCCGCATCCCAGGAGGCATAGCCACGCCAGAGCTGTTGAGAAAGATAGCCGATGTGGCAGAGAAGTACGGATGTGCGGCCATCAAGCTCACGGGAGCCCAGCGGATGGCCCTCGTGGGGCTCAAGGAGGAGGACGTGGACAGGGCATGGGATGACCTTGGAATAAAGCCAGCAGCAGCGGACAGGCTGTGTGTGAGGAGCGTCAAGCTCTGTCCCGGTGATACGTTCTGCAAGTTCGGGCTGCAGGACTCGGTGGGGCTCGGGCTTGCACTGGACGAGCGCTACCATGGGCTGGAGCTGCCATCCAAGTTCAAGATTGGCGTCTCGGGATGTCCCAACTCGTGTGCCGAGGCAATTGTGAAGGACTTGGGCTTCATAGGAACCAAGAATGGCTTTACGTGCTATGTAGGGGGCACTGCGGGAAGAAAGCCGAGGCTCGGAGAGGTGCTCGTGGAGGGGCTGGACAAGGGACAGGCCCTCGAGCTTGCAGACAGGGTGATACGCCACTACAAGGAAAACGCCAAAAAGGGTCAGAGGCTTGGAGCGTACATAGACTCCATAGGTGGAATCGAGGAGTTCAGGAGGCTCGTCCTCTGAACTCTTTTTTGATAACGCTCAAATATCACCATCCCGAATGAGTGGGTAATGGCTACACCGTTTTTGGAGCTGGAGAAGGAAGTTCAGAAGCTGGCAGAGGAAAATGCCCTGCTCAGGCAGAAATATGCGAGGGAAAAACGAGGCGAGTTTCACAGAAGTGGGCTTGCGCTGATAGTTTTTGGGGCTTTCGTGCTGGTGGTGGGCACACTTGGGTACACTGGCACTACCCTCTCCAGTCTATTCGTGCTCTCTGGCGTGGGGACGGTGTTTGTGGGCGTGCTCACAGTATTTCTCACGCCAGAGAGGTTTGTTAGAAGCGAGGTGATGCACAGGGGACTGCTCTCATCTCTGAGGGCGATGGATGGTATACTCAGGGATTTGGGGTTGAGCTCCAGTGCCCTTTACCTTCCATCCACATACAAGGGCAGACCTCTCCTCGTGATTCCCGTATCTGAGAAGCACTTCGACCTCCAAGGTTGGCTCAAGCGCCCCTCGGAAGGAGTGTTTGTGGTGGGCAAAAGTGCCGAAAGCTGCGGGCTTGCGTTTGAGCCCCTGGGCGCATCGCTACTGTCCCTCATAAAAGATGAGCTTCATCCCTCCTTCTCCGATGAAGCCGAGACCATCTCCCAGCTCATGGAAGAGGTGTACACCCATGGGCTCGAGCTGTGCGATGCAGTGGAGCTGGAGAGGCTCGATGGTCTCATAAGGGTGAGATTCACCTCCCCCCTGTTTTTGGAGTTCTGTGTGGAGGTTAGCAGGGATGCACCCCTGCTGTGCACCGGCGTTGGATGTCCCTACTGCTCCCTTGCCCTGCTCCTCGTGTGTGAGTCAATGGAAACACCCCTCAAGAAGAGGGGGTGCACCGTGCATCCAGAGGAGCAGGCCATCTATGTAGAGGCCGAGCTTTATCCCCTTCTGAGGAGCCCATAGGCACACATTATGACAGCTGTCAGGCCAAGGAGACCAACGGTGGGCATGCTCGGTGTTGCGGAGCCCCCCGTGCTCTGGGATGTTGGGTTTGGATTGACCTCATTGGTGGGGAGTGTCTCTTGTGAGGTAGCCGTTTCATTTGTGTGTGTTTGTGCGACTATTGCAAAAACAGAAAAGCCTGGGGAGGATGCTGTGTAATGGGTATACGCCTCATCCTGACCCACGAGGGTTGTGTTCAGGCTGTTCCACTGTCCGTTTGCATAGCGGTAGAGAGCCACACTGGACGCATTGACGCTGTTGTTCTCGAGCCACGAGTTTTCCACCCTGAAGTTTATCAGGATGTTCTTGATTCTGTTGTATTGTGTGTCTACAAAGAATCTGAAGCTCTTGTACGTCATTCCCGGGGCTGGCTTGTCCACAAGGGTGGAGGTGTTCTTTAGCTCCTGTACCTTTACCATGAGCTCGTCGGAGTATCCCAGCGAGTCGAACTCGATGCTTCGTATGTCCAGCTTAGGGTCGGAAAACTCATGAGTTATGTGCTCGTCCTTCACCACGGCAAGTATGTAATCGACCACCTGAATCTCGATATTTTCCGGTGGCACATACACGTCAGTGGGGTTGGGTCCGCTGGTGTAAATGCCTTCGCTGGACGAAGAGCCCCCTCCAGAGGGCGACGGGCTGGGCGTGGGCGTGGGCGAGGAGGGGTTGAACTCGGATTCGGATAGCATGAGCGTCCTTCTAACGCCTCCAACGTTCACATCGAAAAGCCCGGCAGGCACCGGGGCAGAGTTGTAGGAGTATGAGAAGCTACCAGAGGCGTCTGCCCGTATCTCTGTCCACGCCTCCACCTTCAGCCTCACGGTGCTCGCACCCTCTATGGCATCTCCGAATATCCTGATGTTGTACTTGCCAGAGGGCACGCCACCCTGTGATATCGTTTGCGTGCTGCCCTCCTCTTGGCTCGTGAGCGTGTAGGGGAATGGAAGGAAGCTCAGTGAGGCGGACACGCTGAGCCGCCTGCATCCCTCGGCGACCACAGTAAACCGATTGGGGGATGGTATCTCCACGCCGTTTAGCCGATAGTCGAACGTGCCCCCACTCACGGGCACATCCATCTGGAAGGTGATGGTGATGGGGATATCCTCGTTGGGATTGGCTTTGCCCTGCATCACGACCACGTCCCCTTGTGTGGGATTTTCTGGAGTTATGGTCAACGTGCTCTCATTGACCGCCGCACCCGCAGGCAAGGCGAGCGCAATCATCATGAGCACTGCCAGCACACCCATCCTCAGCATCGCATCGCCCATGGGCATACCAGTGCTCTCATGGTTTAAATCCTTTGCACCAAGCTTATATTGTCATCTGCCAACAGCTGTGTGGTGAGGCTGTGGATACAGTAGCTGTGATAGGTGCGGGTATGGTGGGCAGCACAACTGCCCAGAGGATTGCCGAAAGGGAGCTTGCAGACGTGATTTTGGTGGACATCGTGGAGGGAATGCCGCAGGGCAAGGCCCTCGACCTGAGGCAGGCGGCACCCATTCTGGGCTATGATGTGGATGTGGTGGGCACCAATGACTATGCAGACATCGAGGAGGCAAGCCTCGTGATAATCACGGCAGGGGTGCCCAGAAAGCCCGGGATGAGCAGAGAGGAGCTCGTGTCTGTGAACTCGGGCATCGTGAGGGACGTATGTGAAAAAATCGCAGAACATGCCCCAGACGCGCTGGTGATGGTGGTCACCAACCCCTTGGATGTTATGGTGTATGCTGCCAACCAGTACCTTGGCTTTGGAAGGCACAGGGTGTTTGGCATGGGAGGTGAGCTGGATGCTGCGAGGTTTGCGTACTTTGTTGCCGAGAGGGTTGGTTGCTCGTACTCCGATGTCAGTGCGATGGTGGTGGGGGGACATGGAGCAAAGATGGTACCCCTTCCAAGATACACCACTGTTCGGGGAATCCCCCTCTCTCGGCTGCTCGACTCCAAAGACATCGAGGAGCTTGTAAGGCGCACGATAGAGGGAGGTGCCGAAATCGTATCGCTCCTGAAGACGGGCAGCGCCTACTATGCTCCATCGGCCGCCATCACTCACATGGCAGAGGCAATCATCATGGATAGGGGAAGCGTGGTGTGCTCCTCTGTGATGCTCGATGGAGAGTATGGCGTGAAGGGCTCGTGCACTGGCGTTCCAGTGGTGCTTGGTGCATGTGGAATAGAGGAGATAATAGAGCTTGAGCTGGAGGATGAGGAGCTATCTAAGGTGCAGGAGGCGGCAGCCGAGGTAGTCCGCCTTTCAGCCTCGGTGTGAGCCTCTGAACCTCACCACCCTACGAGAGAGGAGCTCGATGTCAGCGGGCAGGGCTGAGCTGAGACTTCTCATCCAGTCCTCGGGAATGGCACGCACCCCCTCTCTTGTACCAATCACACACCCCACCATGGATGCAATGGTGTCGGCATCACCTCCGCCCCTTGCGGCAAGCATCACGCTCTCGGCAAAGCCAAGCCCTCGTGCTATCAGGTGCATCGCACATGGCACTGCCTCAGTGCTCTCAATTCCCGTGCCAAAGGTGCGCTGAACATCGATATATGGGGCACTTTTAGATGACCTAATTGCCCTTTTGAGATGGGGCACGAGGCTCTTGCCACTCCTGCCACACCTGCCATACTCTGCTCCCCTTTTTGCCCCCCACAGTGCCCACCTTATGGGGCTCTCATCCACGGTGCACGCCCACACTGCACATGCCACAGCACATGCCGCCGAGATTGCTATGCTCTCTCCATGGGTGGTGAGGCTGGAGAGGGCGGTTGCATTGACAACCCTCTCTGGCTCCTCAAAGAGCAGCCCCATTGGACCTGCCCGCATGGCTGCACCATCGGTGCTGCCCTTCTCTGGCACAAAGCCCCCTCTTTTTGCATATTCCTGCAGGCTGGCTTTTGTGGTGGGACCCATTCTGGGCACCGAGAGCGAGAGCATCCGCCTTGCTATTGTATGTCTGTCCACATAGCCGAGCTCGAGCACGGCATCGAGCGTGGCAATCGCAAGCTGGGTGTCATCTGTTGTTCTTAAAGGGGTGGACCTCGATGGACTTCTCCTTGCTTCCTCTGGACTCAAGCCCTCGAAGGGCTCTCCGAGTGCATCCCCCACGGCCAGTCCCCACAGGCATCCCCTTACTCTCTCGTGGAGCATGTATTGTGCTGAGCGCCCACACTATATGTGCTTTCATGTCCCTTCAGCGACATCGTGGACGCCATGGTTATGTGCCCTAATCCACTATTGAGGATAGCTGAGCCAGCTCCCCCATGCTCTCTATTTCGAATATTCTTATGTCTGGGATGCAGCCAAGAATTCTCAGCTTCTCTTTAAAGAGCTGGTACTCTTCCATCTGTCCAGAAAGCTTCGGAGAGAGTGCGGCCAGCACTATCTCAAAGCCATTGTATCTGGCCAGCCTCAGACTCTCAAAGAGAGGGGTGGTCTCCAGCATGAGGCTCGTTATCACCACCACCTTTGTTTGGAGCTTTCCTCTTTTCACAATATCCGTCATTGCCTGATACAGCTCGAGGCTGCTCACATCCTTCCATGCCATGATGCTCTCCACAAACGGCTGAATCCTCTCGAAAAAGCACGCCACTTCGGGGTCGTGCAGGGCAGAGCTGAGCACGAACTTCCTGAGCATCGACAGCTCATCAGTGGTAATGAGTGGAGAGGGCGTTTTTCCTCCGGGCGTTTTTCCTCCAGCCTCTCCGTTTATGTGGGAAAGTTCTCTTGTTATCTGCAGCTCCTGATGCTTACCAGCACCCGTGGGGATGAGCTGTGTGGGCTTGCTCTCCTTGAACGTGAGCATCGCCATTGGGATGCCCCTTGCGGCACACAGCCCATACACGATGGCCGCCGCCTCGATTGCAGCCTCGAGCACCGCCCCACTGCCAGTTTCCATGCTCTTTGAGATATCGAGCATCAGCACGAGCTGAGCTTCGGGAATTCTCTCTGGCTGCTTTACCATGGGTCTCTGTATCTTGGCGGTGAGCTTCCAGTCTATCCACCTCAGGCTATCGCCAGGAGAGAACCTTCGCACCTCTCCCACACCTGGAGCCCACCTTTTCGTGCCAGAGGAAGCGGTTGGAGAGCGTGCTCTTCGTCTCCTTATGCCACCCATGCCCTCAGAGCGTGTGAGTTCTCCACCCATCTTAACGTATACTTCCACAGCCTCCTCCACCCTCCAGCGCTTACGCCATACGAACAAGCCGAGAGCATCATCGAGTTCACACGTGAGGGTGCCCACTGCCCACCTCCCCCTCTTTTGCCCCCTGAGGGTGTACGAGATTTCAACGTCCTTCCCCTCTCCAATGGTAACCCGCTGCACAGGGGGGCTCTGGGGCTTTAGCCCTGCCGAGGGGCTTAATGTTATGAGTGCATTTGTGCATCTACCCGTGCCATGTACCACGAACCTCACAGTGGTGCTCGAGTGTTGTACGAGAACGTTTTTTTCGAGCGTGTGCCTCACATCCACTGTGAGCCCACGAGCCCTCAACCACAGGTGCATTCCCTCGACACCCAATACCAATGCTCCAAGCAGGCTGGTGAGTGCCATGAGCGCGCTCTCGGAGATTATCGAGAGAAGTCCCACCTCGACCAACAGCACGAGGATTAGCCTTCCCCTCTCGCTCAGCTCCATGGGATGCTCACCGTGCTGAGAACATCACGGATGACATCCTCGACCTTTACCTTGGCAAGCTCGGCCTCTGGTGTGAGGATGATGCGGTGGTTTAGCACATGGGGCGCCAGATACTTCACGTCGTCTGGAATCACGTAGCTTCTTCCAAGCATTGCCGCCCTTGCTTTTGAGGTGATGAGGAGGTTAATCGAGCCCCGTGGGCTTGCCCCGAGCAGCACGTCCTCGTGGTTTCGGGTGCACATCACGATATCGCGAATGTACTGCATCACCTTCTCCTCCACGTGCACCCTCCTCACGATGTCTATGCAGCGCAGCACCTCCTCTGGATGGGACACCCTCTTGCACACTCCTTCCTGCATTCCGTTGCTGAGCTGCTCGTTCTTGAGCCTCAGCACCCCCAGCTCCTCCTCATCCTCTGGCAGCTCGAGTGCGAGCTTGAAGGTGAACCTGTCTATCTGGGCCTCTGGAAGGGAATATGTTCCCTCCAGCTCGATGGGGTTTTCTGTGGCAATCATCATAAAGGGTCTTGGAAGGCTTCGAGACACACCCTCCACTGTGATGGTCTTTTCCTCCATGGCCTCCAGCATCGCCGACTGGGTCTTGGGGGCAGCCCTGTTGATCTCGTCTGCCAGCACGATGTTGGCAAAAATAGGGCTTTCGTAGTACTTGAACTCCTGTTTCTTCTGGTCGTACACATATATGCCCGTGATGTCAGAGGGCTGAAGGTCTGGAGTGAACTGGATGCGGTGAAACTCGCACCCAGTGGCATGGGCGAACATCTTGGCTATCGTGGTCTTTGCCACGCCGGGAACGCCCTCCATCAGTATGTTTCCCTCGGAGAGCAGGCTGATGAGCATGAGCTCTATTATCTCATACTTGCCCACGATGACTCTTCTAAGCTCTGAAAGTATGCGCCGAGCCACGTTTTGCACGAGCTCCACACCGCATAGCTCATTTCCCTCCAGCATGCTACCCCACCCTCACCGCTTTATATATCTCTTCGCCACATCGTATATATCATTTCTCTTGAATACACACACCGTGCCCACGAGGCACATCACCAGCAGCAAAAGCTGGAGCATGGGCGAACTCATTATGGCCCTTCTGAGCACCACCATCGGTGGGTTGGGCTGCTCACACTGGTCGAATGCAACGATGCTCCTGTTTCCCACCACAACCTCAAAGAACTCTGAGTTGTTCGCCATTGGGAGCATGGCGTTGATGAACACAGAGGGGTCGGCAATGCACACCACCTCTCCTCTACCCACATCTTCGATTGCCACGATGGGCACCCTTCCTCTGTGCTCCAAGAGTGCCATCTCGTAGTCGTGCTCTATGTCTGCAAATGCAAAGCTGCCCGTGTACGCGAGCACCTCCCCACTCTTCACCAGAAGAGAGGTGGGATAGTTGAGCACGATGTGCATCGATGAGTTGCCCTCCACAACCTCGGCCACTGGCAGCGAGACATTTATCCAGTAGCTCGAGTAGTCGAATATGGGCTCTCCAGTGAATCTCGTGCTCGCTCCCACTATGGAGAGCACATCATTCCCCCTGCCATAGTCCTCACACACCACCAGCCTTCCCCCATTCTCCACGAAGCTGGAGAGTGCTTTGGAGTGCTCTACAGAGAGGGCATTGGGGCTTGCCAGCACCAGCGTGGTCGAGGGGGGCACAAGGCTCTCAATTTCCCCCGGCGAGAGAATCACGTGTGCCTCGTGCCGTGCGCTAGCCAGAGAGAGCGCCTTGGAGTATCCATTCCATCCATGGTTGTACGCACTGAAGTCCTCTGAGTTGGTGGAAAAGGCACCCACACCAAGCATCAGCACTGCGAGCACAAGGGCTATTATCCCCACCTGCCCCGTCCTCATGATAAGCTCTCCACTATCCTCTTTACCAGCTCAAGCGCCCTTTTTGCCTGCTCACGGGTAGGCGGGTTGCCGCTGAACTCGCAGAGCTCATAGAGCATGGCGAGCTCCCCAAACGGGCCATCTTGCTCGGTATCGTCCAGCTTCTCCAGAAACTCCCTGTGGGTGAGGGTGGGATCATCCTCAATGCCCGCTCTCTCTGCGATGAACCTTCTTGCCACGAGGTATCCCTCTCTCACGGCCTTTGCAGGGCTTTGCTCTGCCATCATCTCTATCGCTCTGATATCCTCTTCTAATCTTTTCATTCCCTCTTCCTCGCTCGCCTCTTCCACCTCTTCCACTTGTGTTGGTTCCTCCTCATGGGGCTCTCTTTTTGGGGGCTCTGGAGCCCTGGGAGCTCTTCTCATCCAGAAGTCCACCACTCGCTCTCTCTTTATCCACAGGAGGGTGAGACTCACCAGCACCATAGCAATGCCCAGAAATGAGTAAAGAGGCGGGGTGGGTGTTGTGGAGGAGGTGGGTGTTGTGGATGGAATGAGTTTGGGCGTAAGCTCAAACTGTCCAGTGGCATTGGAGGGTAAAAACGCCAGTGGGCCAGGCTCGAAGCTCGCATCCACAGTGTGCCTGCCTCTTTCCATCTTCGAGCTGTCCACATTCAGGCTGAAGGTGCCATCCTCGTTTGTGCTCACAACATACACGAACCTGTCCACCACAATCTTCACGCCAAGCCCACGCAAGGGAATCCCAGCACACGTGAGCCTTCCACTTATGTTAACCATCGATACCATCGGAGCTACATGCAGCGTGAGCTCGGTGGGCTTTGGAAGCACGTGGAGTGGCTTTCGTGCATGTGCGGGTGCGGCGGGCACGCTCGATGGAATGTAGGACACATGCACATCGGTCGTCCCCCTTTCGAGATACTGGGTGAGGATTAGCTCCTCTTCATAGAACCCGCCTGCCTTGGTATGAAGGATGTAGGTGTGGTTTTGGAGGGTCATGCTCACGCTCTCGTTCTGGATGCCCGTATCATTCAGACGGTAGTATAGCCTTCCGTGCACCTTCAGCACATCCCCAAACCCAGCCTGCTCTGGGGAGAGTGAGAGGCTTATGCTGGTGGGGTAAAACGCTTGATTTTCGAGTGTGCTCAGCTCCGCATGGAGCTGGCTTATCAGCTCGGTTAGCAACTCGATGTTCTTTTCGTGTGTGGACACCTCGATGTTGGGATAGTGGTAAAATTCAGGGGCATAGAGCATCTTTGAGCTCTCATTCAGCCTGTTGAGCACATCTATCGCCCTCATCACCTCGGCAACCGCTTTGGCTCTTCTGCCCTCGCGAATGTATTGCTCTGCCCTTTGATAGTGGCCAATTAGCCTTTGTGCATCCTGTGTGGAAAGGTTAACGAACTGCACAAGCTCGGATAACCTTGTTCTCAGACGGGGGTCGAGGGTGCCCATCACGAGGCTGTTTTGCTGATAGAATTCCATGAACTCCGTGTAGTGTCTCCTCATGCCCTCGACATCTCTTCCCCTCACGTCTTCGAGCAAAAATCCGAACCTTAGCAGCAGCCCATTGATGGCCTCATACTGGAAGGGGGCAAGCTCGGCTGTGCTCGACTTTTCGATTTCTGCTGGGTTAACGTGGTGCGGATACTCTTC from Methermicoccus shengliensis DSM 18856 carries:
- the mdh gene encoding malate dehydrogenase; translated protein: MDTVAVIGAGMVGSTTAQRIAERELADVILVDIVEGMPQGKALDLRQAAPILGYDVDVVGTNDYADIEEASLVIITAGVPRKPGMSREELVSVNSGIVRDVCEKIAEHAPDALVMVVTNPLDVMVYAANQYLGFGRHRVFGMGGELDAARFAYFVAERVGCSYSDVSAMVVGGHGAKMVPLPRYTTVRGIPLSRLLDSKDIEELVRRTIEGGAEIVSLLKTGSAYYAPSAAITHMAEAIIMDRGSVVCSSVMLDGEYGVKGSCTGVPVVLGACGIEEIIELELEDEELSKVQEAAAEVVRLSASV
- a CDS encoding DUF4350 domain-containing protein, which encodes MRTGQVGIIALVLAVLMLGVGAFSTNSEDFSAYNHGWNGYSKALSLASARHEAHVILSPGEIESLVPPSTTLVLASPNALSVEHSKALSSFVENGGRLVVCEDYGRGNDVLSIVGASTRFTGEPIFDYSSYWINVSLPVAEVVEGNSSMHIVLNYPTSLLVKSGEVLAYTGSFAFADIEHDYEMALLEHRGRVPIVAIEDVGRGEVVCIADPSVFINAMLPMANNSEFFEVVVGNRSIVAFDQCEQPNPPMVVLRRAIMSSPMLQLLLLVMCLVGTVCVFKRNDIYDVAKRYIKR
- a CDS encoding 2-isopropylmalate synthase, whose amino-acid sequence is MASQKTSKEEITFSAEVYGAEPEFVGREVSVFDTTLRDGEQTPGVSLTIGEKFIIARQLEKLGVDVIEAGFPRSSPGEKQTVKKIANAGLDPQVCGLARVLKPDIDACVDADVDMVHIFVSTSDIQRLYTIKKSREEVLEMAVDAVHYVKEHGLRCMFSAMDATRTDLEYLVKVYTAVEEAGADIINVPDTVGIMTPARMRRLIEAIVERVSIPVDVHCHNDFGLAVANTLAAFEAGASEVQVTINGLGERGGNADLAETVMSLHCLYGAKTNIRTQFLVETARLVERHTGIPICPTRPVVGDNAFAHESGIHTAGVIERSDTFEPGVMTPEMVGHVRRIVVGKHAGRHAVNKALVEAGYFPDDSQLTEIMSRIKELGDKGKRITDADLFAIADSVIGAGEEEERVVDLKEVTVMTGNLITPTAVVKAVVGGIERTKSDTGVGPVDAAVKAVQSMIGEETNIKIHDFRIEAITGGSDALADVIIGVEDENGHIVSARAAREDIVMASVDALVSALNRLLKKQA
- a CDS encoding AAA family ATPase — translated: MLEGNELCGVELVQNVARRILSELRRVIVGKYEIIELMLISLLSEGNILMEGVPGVAKTTIAKMFAHATGCEFHRIQFTPDLQPSDITGIYVYDQKKQEFKYYESPIFANIVLADEINRAAPKTQSAMLEAMEEKTITVEGVSRSLPRPFMMIATENPIELEGTYSLPEAQIDRFTFKLALELPEDEEELGVLRLKNEQLSNGMQEGVCKRVSHPEEVLRCIDIVRRVHVEEKVMQYIRDIVMCTRNHEDVLLGASPRGSINLLITSKARAAMLGRSYVIPDDVKYLAPHVLNHRIILTPEAELAKVKVEDVIRDVLSTVSIPWS
- a CDS encoding DUF4129 domain-containing protein; the protein is MRVLMCLMLALVLVGGMPHTLAEEYPHHVNPAEIEKSSTAELAPFQYEAINGLLLRFGFLLEDVRGRDVEGMRRHYTEFMEFYQQNSLVMGTLDPRLRTRLSELVQFVNLSTQDAQRLIGHYQRAEQYIREGRRAKAVAEVMRAIDVLNRLNESSKMLYAPEFYHYPNIEVSTHEKNIELLTELISQLHAELSTLENQAFYPTSISLSLSPEQAGFGDVLKVHGRLYYRLNDTGIQNESVSMTLQNHTYILHTKAGGFYEEELILTQYLERGTTDVHVSYIPSSVPAAPAHARKPLHVLPKPTELTLHVAPMVSMVNISGRLTCAGIPLRGLGVKIVVDRFVYVVSTNEDGTFSLNVDSSKMERGRHTVDASFEPGPLAFLPSNATGQFELTPKLIPSTTPTSSTTPTPPLYSFLGIAMVLVSLTLLWIKRERVVDFWMRRAPRAPEPPKREPHEEEPTQVEEVEEASEEEGMKRLEEDIRAIEMMAEQSPAKAVREGYLVARRFIAERAGIEDDPTLTHREFLEKLDDTEQDGPFGELAMLYELCEFSGNPPTREQAKRALELVKRIVESLS
- a CDS encoding nitrite/sulfite reductase domain-containing protein, which encodes MAEEEFMETRSIRQRDGTYAIVPRIPGGIATPELLRKIADVAEKYGCAAIKLTGAQRMALVGLKEEDVDRAWDDLGIKPAAADRLCVRSVKLCPGDTFCKFGLQDSVGLGLALDERYHGLELPSKFKIGVSGCPNSCAEAIVKDLGFIGTKNGFTCYVGGTAGRKPRLGEVLVEGLDKGQALELADRVIRHYKENAKKGQRLGAYIDSIGGIEEFRRLVL
- a CDS encoding PGF-pre-PGF domain-containing protein, producing the protein MGDAMLRMGVLAVLMMIALALPAGAAVNESTLTITPENPTQGDVVVMQGKANPNEDIPITITFQMDVPVSGGTFDYRLNGVEIPSPNRFTVVAEGCRRLSVSASLSFLPFPYTLTSQEEGSTQTISQGGVPSGKYNIRIFGDAIEGASTVRLKVEAWTEIRADASGSFSYSYNSAPVPAGLFDVNVGGVRRTLMLSESEFNPSSPTPTPSPSPSGGGSSSSEGIYTSGPNPTDVYVPPENIEIQVVDYILAVVKDEHITHEFSDPKLDIRSIEFDSLGYSDELMVKVQELKNTSTLVDKPAPGMTYKSFRFFVDTQYNRIKNILINFRVENSWLENNSVNASSVALYRYANGQWNSLNTTLVGQDEAYTHYTASSPGFSVFAIVAQTHTNETATSQETLPTNEVNPNPTSQSTGGSATPSMPTVGLLGLTAVIMCAYGLLRRG
- a CDS encoding ADP-ribosylglycohydrolase family protein, whose product is MLHERVRGCLWGLAVGDALGEPFEGLSPEEARRSPSRSTPLRTTDDTQLAIATLDAVLELGYVDRHTIARRMLSLSVPRMGPTTKASLQEYAKRGGFVPEKGSTDGAAMRAGPMGLLFEEPERVVNATALSSLTTHGESIAISAACAVACAVWACTVDESPIRWALWGAKRGAEYGRCGRSGKSLVPHLKRAIRSSKSAPYIDVQRTFGTGIESTEAVPCAMHLIARGLGFAESVMLAARGGGDADTIASMVGCVIGTREGVRAIPEDWMRSLSSALPADIELLSRRVVRFRGSHRG
- a CDS encoding DUF58 domain-containing protein translates to MELSERGRLILVLLVEVGLLSIISESALMALTSLLGALVLGVEGMHLWLRARGLTVDVRHTLEKNVLVQHSSTTVRFVVHGTGRCTNALITLSPSAGLKPQSPPVQRVTIGEGKDVEISYTLRGQKRGRWAVGTLTCELDDALGLFVWRKRWRVEEAVEVYVKMGGELTRSEGMGGIRRRRARSPTASSGTKRWAPGVGEVRRFSPGDSLRWIDWKLTAKIQRPMVKQPERIPEAQLVLMLDISKSMETGSGAVLEAAIEAAAIVYGLCAARGIPMAMLTFKESKPTQLIPTGAGKHQELQITRELSHINGEAGGKTPGGKTPSPLITTDELSMLRKFVLSSALHDPEVACFFERIQPFVESIMAWKDVSSLELYQAMTDIVKRGKLQTKVVVITSLMLETTPLFESLRLARYNGFEIVLAALSPKLSGQMEEYQLFKEKLRILGCIPDIRIFEIESMGELAQLSSIVD
- a CDS encoding V4R domain-containing protein encodes the protein MSVQFDIYATSDGVRQFSNPTKRDILRRLQNGELTLTQLRRLTGRAQSTLSVHMRDLVEEGLVACRPHPKDGRVKVFYLTAKPIGTSAFPEKQFRCTIRERVKESLQDTPSFLRIMLKAVRYGIESTGINIDPLLRDVGGLVGTEIAKQAFSASDVDSLLLEASRFWKVHELGRMRIEEVDPLVLVVEDCFDCGGMPEIGKTLCALEEGMLEAAILTRTNRKVRVVETECFGTGYTHCRFEIR